One Chromobacterium paludis genomic window carries:
- the murG gene encoding undecaprenyldiphospho-muramoylpentapeptide beta-N-acetylglucosaminyltransferase → MANRTVMVMAAGTGGHIVPGLAVAKELQSRGWKVVWLGTRRGMENKLVPPTGIELERLNFHGVRGKGLFGSIQGALQLAGAFFKCAGLIFQHRPDVVLGMGGYVCLPGGVMAGLLWKPLALVNADASLLLSNQALLPFAKKLVCGFDGSAAKQAKALVTGNPVRREIEDIAAPAVRFAGRRGPLKVLVVGGSLGAKVLNETLPQAMAKLPADKRPQLTHQTGEANFASVEAAYQAAGLRDQVELLPFVDDMPKRLAECDLILCRAGAITVSELCAAGVPSVLVPLVVSTTSHQRDNAEWMEKEGAAWHLPQKELTADGLAGLLATLDRDQLLQKAERARALARLGAAGRVADLCQQLAGDRPDAAEASQ, encoded by the coding sequence ATGGCGAATCGTACGGTCATGGTGATGGCGGCAGGCACGGGTGGACACATCGTCCCCGGCCTCGCCGTGGCCAAGGAATTGCAAAGCCGGGGCTGGAAGGTGGTGTGGCTGGGCACCCGCCGCGGCATGGAAAACAAGCTGGTGCCGCCGACCGGCATTGAACTTGAACGGCTGAATTTCCACGGCGTGCGCGGCAAGGGCCTGTTTGGCTCGATCCAGGGCGCGCTGCAGCTGGCGGGCGCGTTCTTCAAGTGCGCGGGGCTGATTTTCCAGCACCGGCCGGACGTGGTGCTGGGCATGGGCGGCTATGTCTGCCTGCCCGGCGGCGTGATGGCCGGCCTGCTGTGGAAACCGCTGGCCCTGGTCAACGCCGACGCCAGCCTGTTGCTGAGCAACCAGGCCTTGCTGCCTTTCGCCAAGAAGCTGGTGTGCGGTTTCGACGGCAGCGCGGCCAAGCAGGCCAAGGCGCTGGTTACCGGCAATCCGGTGCGGAGAGAGATCGAAGACATCGCCGCGCCGGCCGTGCGCTTCGCCGGCCGCCGCGGGCCGCTGAAGGTGCTGGTGGTGGGCGGCAGCCTGGGCGCCAAGGTGTTGAACGAAACCTTGCCGCAGGCGATGGCCAAGCTGCCGGCCGACAAGCGGCCGCAATTGACGCACCAGACCGGCGAGGCCAATTTCGCTTCGGTCGAAGCGGCCTATCAGGCGGCGGGCCTGCGGGATCAGGTAGAGCTGTTGCCCTTTGTCGACGACATGCCTAAGCGCCTGGCCGAGTGCGACCTGATCCTCTGCCGCGCCGGCGCGATCACGGTCAGCGAGCTGTGCGCGGCCGGCGTGCCCAGCGTGCTGGTGCCGCTGGTGGTGTCCACCACCAGCCATCAGCGCGACAACGCGGAGTGGATGGAAAAAGAAGGCGCGGCTTGGCATTTGCCGCAAAAAGAATTGACTGCCGATGGGCTGGCTGGCCTGTTGGCGACGCTGGACAGAGACCAGTTGCTGCAAAAGGCGGAGCGCGCGCGCGCGCTGGCCCGCCTGGGCGCGGCCGGCCGGGTGGCCGACCTGTGCCAGCAGCTGGCCGGGGATAGACCGGACGCCGCAGAAGCGTCCCAGTAG
- the murC gene encoding UDP-N-acetylmuramate--L-alanine ligase, with protein MKHRVKHIHFVGIGGVGMCGIAEVLHGLGYTVSGSDMADNATTKRLAAEGVRVFFGHDATYIEGADVVVTSTAVKADNPEVLAARDKRIPVIPRAMMLAELMRFKQGIAIAGTHGKTTTTSLTASVLGAAGLDPTFVIGGKLTAAGANAKLGSGEFLVAEADESDASFLHLTPVMAVVTNIDADHMDTYDHSFDKLKQAFVDFLQRMPFYGRAVLCVDDPNVREIKSRITRPVTTYGLDDSADIYAENVRAVAGQMHFDVVVKNGVTTRFPLVLNLPGRHNVLNALSAIAIGLECGASIEAIQLGLAEFAGVGRRFQRYGEVKAKDGGSFTLIDDYGHHPVEMAATLAAVRGAFPGRRLVLAFQPHRYTRTRDLFEDFVKVLSGVDALLLCEVYAAGEAPIVAADGRALARAVRVGGKVEPLFVEAIADLPQTILDAAHDGDVVVTMGAGSVGAVPAKVVAAQAV; from the coding sequence ATGAAACACAGGGTCAAACACATACATTTCGTGGGCATAGGCGGCGTCGGCATGTGCGGCATCGCCGAGGTGCTGCACGGCCTGGGCTATACCGTGTCCGGTTCGGACATGGCCGACAACGCCACCACCAAGCGGCTGGCGGCCGAAGGCGTGCGCGTGTTCTTCGGCCACGACGCCACGTATATCGAAGGCGCCGACGTGGTGGTGACGTCCACCGCGGTGAAGGCGGACAACCCGGAAGTGCTGGCGGCGCGCGACAAGCGCATCCCGGTGATTCCGCGCGCGATGATGCTGGCCGAGCTGATGCGCTTCAAGCAGGGCATCGCCATCGCCGGCACTCATGGCAAGACCACCACCACCAGCCTGACCGCCTCGGTGCTGGGCGCGGCCGGGCTGGACCCGACCTTCGTCATCGGCGGCAAGCTGACCGCAGCCGGCGCCAACGCCAAGCTCGGCTCCGGCGAGTTCCTGGTGGCCGAGGCCGACGAATCCGACGCGTCCTTCCTGCATCTGACCCCGGTGATGGCGGTGGTGACCAATATCGACGCCGACCACATGGACACCTACGACCACAGCTTCGACAAGCTGAAACAGGCTTTCGTCGACTTCCTGCAGCGCATGCCGTTCTACGGCCGCGCCGTGCTGTGCGTAGACGATCCCAACGTCCGCGAGATCAAGTCCCGCATCACCCGGCCGGTCACCACCTACGGTCTGGACGACAGCGCCGACATCTATGCCGAAAACGTGCGTGCCGTAGCCGGCCAGATGCATTTCGACGTGGTGGTGAAAAACGGCGTCACCACGCGTTTCCCGCTGGTGTTGAACCTGCCGGGGCGCCACAACGTGCTCAACGCGCTGTCCGCCATCGCCATCGGCCTGGAGTGCGGCGCCAGCATAGAAGCCATCCAGTTGGGCCTGGCGGAGTTCGCCGGCGTCGGCCGCCGCTTCCAGCGCTACGGCGAGGTGAAAGCCAAGGATGGCGGCAGTTTCACCCTGATCGACGACTACGGCCACCATCCGGTGGAAATGGCGGCCACGCTGGCCGCCGTGCGCGGCGCTTTCCCGGGCCGGCGCCTGGTGCTGGCCTTTCAGCCGCACCGTTACACCCGCACCCGCGACTTGTTCGAAGACTTCGTCAAGGTGCTGTCCGGCGTGGACGCGCTGCTGCTGTGCGAAGTGTACGCGGCCGGCGAAGCGCCGATCGTGGCGGCAGACGGCCGGGCGCTGGCGCGCGCGGTGCGCGTGGGCGGCAAGGTGGAGCCGTTGTTCGTCGAGGCCATCGCCGACCTGCCGCAGACCATTCTGGACGCGGCGCACGACGGCGACGTGGTGGTGACCATGGGCGCGGGCTCGGTCGGCGCGGTGCCGGCCAAGGTTGTGGCCGCGCAGGCGGTTTGA
- a CDS encoding D-alanine--D-alanine ligase, with protein sequence MKQYGKVAVLMGGSSSEREVSLMSGAGVLAALQSKGVDAHRFDPSEKPLAALKEEGFDCVFNILHGPFGEDGTLQGALEALGMPYTGCGVMASAIAMDKWRTKLLWKGAGLPIPAFELLDEGSDFDAIEKQLGLPLFVKPSTEGSSIGVTKVKQPGELRAAFEEARKYDDVVIAEQFIGGGEYTCAVIGETAYPTIKIEPATEYYDYQAKYFRDDTVYRCPSGLSPEVEARARELALKAFQVLGCRGWSRVDFLMDEAGEIYLLEANTSPGMTSHSLVPMAARAEGIAYEDLCLKVLDTVHVG encoded by the coding sequence ATGAAGCAGTACGGCAAGGTGGCGGTGTTGATGGGCGGCAGCTCGTCCGAGCGCGAAGTGTCGCTGATGAGCGGCGCGGGCGTGCTGGCGGCGCTGCAATCGAAGGGCGTGGACGCCCATCGTTTCGACCCGTCGGAAAAACCGTTGGCGGCGCTGAAGGAAGAGGGGTTCGATTGCGTGTTCAACATCCTGCACGGCCCCTTCGGCGAGGACGGCACGCTGCAGGGCGCATTGGAAGCGTTGGGGATGCCGTATACCGGCTGCGGCGTGATGGCCTCGGCCATCGCCATGGACAAGTGGCGCACCAAGCTGCTGTGGAAGGGCGCGGGGCTGCCGATTCCGGCCTTTGAACTGTTGGACGAGGGCAGCGATTTCGACGCCATCGAAAAGCAATTGGGCCTGCCCCTCTTCGTCAAGCCGTCGACCGAGGGTTCGAGCATAGGCGTGACCAAGGTGAAGCAGCCGGGCGAGTTGCGCGCGGCGTTTGAAGAAGCGCGCAAGTACGACGACGTGGTGATCGCCGAGCAGTTCATCGGCGGCGGCGAATACACCTGCGCGGTGATAGGCGAGACGGCTTACCCGACGATCAAGATCGAGCCGGCCACCGAGTATTACGACTACCAGGCCAAGTATTTCCGTGACGACACGGTCTACCGCTGTCCGTCCGGCCTTTCGCCGGAAGTGGAAGCCCGGGCGCGCGAGCTGGCTTTGAAGGCGTTCCAGGTATTGGGCTGCCGCGGCTGGAGCCGGGTGGATTTCCTGATGGACGAGGCGGGCGAGATCTACCTGCTGGAAGCGAATACCAGCCCGGGTATGACCAGCCACAGCCTGGTGCCGATGGCGGCGCGGGCCGAAGGGATCGCCTACGAGGATCTGTGTCTGAAGGTATTGGATACGGTGCATGTGGGATAA
- a CDS encoding cell division protein FtsQ/DivIB: MWDNHRLLRSLANLLLGASALMLLYAGGFWLTHAPVFPVKKIRIQGDMNRVTAEQLKFIAEHELSGTFFTLDIDKTRAAFGKLPWVRDAQVRRRWPDALDITVEEHAALARWGENGLVNTRGERFDAASDANLPVFYGPAGAEKDMTAMLTQLRQALQPSGLAPRELWLSSRRAWKVVLDNQLELELGRNDAVARAERFATYWKSELARLPYHIEYVDLRYPNGFAVRMPDYKAPPAKGHK; the protein is encoded by the coding sequence ATGTGGGATAACCATCGGCTGCTAAGGAGCCTGGCCAATCTGCTGCTGGGCGCCTCGGCGCTGATGCTGCTGTACGCGGGGGGATTCTGGCTGACGCACGCGCCGGTGTTCCCGGTGAAGAAGATACGGATACAGGGCGACATGAACCGGGTGACGGCGGAACAGCTGAAATTCATCGCGGAGCATGAACTGTCCGGCACCTTCTTCACGCTGGATATCGACAAGACGCGCGCCGCCTTCGGCAAGCTGCCGTGGGTGCGCGACGCGCAGGTGAGACGGCGCTGGCCGGACGCGCTGGATATCACCGTGGAGGAGCATGCGGCGCTGGCGCGCTGGGGAGAAAACGGTCTGGTCAACACCCGCGGCGAGCGCTTCGACGCCGCCAGCGACGCCAACTTGCCGGTGTTTTACGGTCCGGCGGGCGCGGAGAAGGACATGACGGCGATGCTGACGCAGCTGCGTCAGGCCTTGCAGCCGTCGGGCCTGGCGCCGCGCGAGCTGTGGCTGTCGTCGCGGCGGGCGTGGAAAGTGGTGTTGGACAACCAGCTGGAGCTGGAGCTGGGCAGAAATGACGCGGTGGCGAGGGCGGAACGCTTCGCCACCTACTGGAAGAGCGAGTTGGCGCGGTTGCCGTATCACATCGAATACGTCGACCTGCGCTACCCGAATGGATTCGCCGTGCGGATGCCCGATTACAAGGCGCCGCCGGCCAAAGGACACAAGTGA
- the ftsA gene encoding cell division protein FtsA: protein MLVGLDIGTSKIVAIVAEVLEDGQLNIVGMGHTPSRGLKRGMVVNIESTVQAIQRALEEAELMADCKIHEVFVGIAGSHIKSVNSHGMVAIKDREVTKMDIDRVIETARAVTIPPDHQVLHILTQEYSIDGQEGVREPLGMSGVRLEAKVHIVTGAVSAAQNVTKCVRRCGLEVSDLVLQPMASAIAVLSEDEKDLGVCLIDIGGGTTDIAVYVGGAIRHTAVIPIAGDQITNDIAMALRTPTKEAEDIKIQHGVALVGMADPAQMIEVPGVGERGPRQMSRATLAEVVEPRVEELFQLVQQELRRSGFEELLSSGMVLTGGASLMPGMVELAEEVFHLPVRVGVPKYVGGLAEVVKTPRFSTGVGLLLYGKDQIQGYAGPVKAESGGMGQMFSRMKAWFGSNF, encoded by the coding sequence ATGCTGGTCGGCCTGGACATCGGCACCTCCAAGATCGTGGCGATCGTGGCCGAGGTGCTGGAAGACGGCCAGCTTAACATCGTCGGCATGGGCCACACCCCGTCGCGCGGCCTGAAGCGCGGCATGGTGGTGAACATCGAGTCCACCGTGCAGGCGATCCAGCGCGCGCTGGAAGAGGCCGAGCTGATGGCCGACTGCAAGATTCACGAGGTGTTCGTCGGCATCGCCGGCAGCCACATCAAGAGCGTGAACTCGCACGGCATGGTGGCGATCAAGGATCGCGAAGTCACCAAGATGGACATCGACCGCGTGATCGAGACCGCGCGCGCGGTGACCATTCCGCCGGACCATCAGGTGCTGCACATCCTGACCCAGGAATACAGCATCGACGGCCAGGAAGGCGTGCGCGAGCCGCTGGGCATGAGCGGCGTGCGGCTGGAGGCCAAGGTGCACATCGTCACCGGCGCGGTGTCCGCCGCGCAGAACGTGACCAAGTGCGTGCGCCGCTGCGGCCTGGAAGTGTCCGACCTGGTGCTGCAGCCCATGGCCTCGGCCATCGCCGTGCTGTCGGAAGATGAAAAAGACCTGGGCGTGTGCCTGATCGACATCGGCGGCGGCACCACCGACATCGCCGTCTATGTCGGCGGCGCCATCCGCCACACCGCGGTGATCCCGATCGCCGGCGACCAGATCACCAACGACATCGCCATGGCGCTGCGTACCCCGACCAAGGAAGCCGAGGACATCAAGATTCAGCACGGCGTGGCCCTGGTGGGCATGGCCGACCCGGCGCAGATGATAGAAGTGCCGGGCGTGGGCGAGCGCGGTCCGCGCCAGATGTCGCGCGCCACCCTGGCCGAGGTGGTCGAGCCGCGCGTGGAAGAGCTGTTCCAGCTGGTGCAGCAGGAGCTGCGCCGCAGCGGCTTTGAAGAACTGCTGTCCTCCGGCATGGTGTTGACCGGCGGCGCCAGCCTGATGCCGGGCATGGTGGAGCTGGCCGAAGAAGTGTTCCACCTGCCGGTGCGCGTGGGCGTGCCCAAGTATGTGGGCGGCCTGGCCGAAGTGGTGAAGACGCCGCGCTTCTCCACCGGCGTGGGCCTGCTGTTGTACGGCAAGGACCAGATCCAGGGCTATGCCGGCCCGGTGAAGGCGGAGAGCGGCGGCATGGGCCAGATGTTCTCGCGCATGAAGGCGTGGTTTGGCAGCAATTTCTGA
- the ftsZ gene encoding cell division protein FtsZ, whose protein sequence is MSGMVFEVMQETASAAVIKVIGVGGGGCNAIDNMISGNVHGVEFICANTDAQSLQRNRAPQKLQLGSNLTRGLGAGANPEVGRSAALEDRERIAETLRGANMVFVTAGMGGGTGTGAAPVVAEVAKEMGILTVGVVTRPFEHEGKRLKVAQNGIEDLKKHVDSLIVIPNEKLMEVLGEDVTMREAFRAADDVLKGAVAGIAEVITCPGLINVDFADVRTVMGEMGLAMMGSAYAAGIDRARVAAEQAVASPLLDNITLEGARGVLVNISTAPGCLKMSEYREIMGIIRQYADEDAQIKFGTAEVEDMPEDTIRVTLIATGLGQKKSPRNEERPEYIKIVKTGTDDRAVEMVNYEDLDAPAIMRTGRRRASPSLDFSNPEVSESYDIPAFLRKQAD, encoded by the coding sequence ATGAGCGGAATGGTTTTCGAAGTGATGCAAGAGACGGCCAGCGCGGCCGTGATCAAGGTGATCGGCGTGGGCGGCGGCGGCTGCAACGCCATCGACAACATGATTTCCGGCAATGTGCACGGCGTGGAATTCATCTGCGCCAACACCGACGCGCAGTCGCTGCAGCGCAACCGCGCGCCGCAGAAGCTGCAGCTGGGCTCCAACCTGACGCGCGGCCTGGGCGCCGGCGCCAACCCTGAAGTGGGCCGCAGCGCCGCCCTGGAAGACCGCGAGCGCATCGCGGAAACGCTGCGCGGCGCGAACATGGTGTTCGTCACCGCCGGCATGGGCGGCGGCACCGGCACCGGCGCGGCGCCCGTTGTGGCCGAAGTGGCCAAGGAAATGGGCATCCTGACCGTGGGCGTGGTCACCCGTCCGTTCGAGCACGAAGGCAAACGCCTGAAAGTGGCGCAGAACGGCATCGAGGACCTGAAGAAGCATGTGGATTCGCTGATCGTGATCCCCAACGAGAAGCTGATGGAAGTGCTGGGCGAGGACGTGACCATGCGCGAAGCCTTCCGCGCCGCCGACGACGTGCTGAAGGGCGCCGTGGCAGGCATCGCCGAAGTGATCACCTGCCCGGGCCTGATCAACGTCGACTTCGCCGACGTGCGCACCGTGATGGGGGAGATGGGCCTGGCGATGATGGGTTCCGCCTACGCTGCCGGCATCGACCGCGCCCGCGTGGCCGCCGAGCAGGCCGTGGCCAGCCCGCTGCTGGACAACATCACCCTGGAAGGCGCGCGCGGCGTGCTGGTGAACATCTCCACCGCCCCGGGCTGCCTGAAGATGAGCGAATACCGCGAAATCATGGGCATCATCCGCCAGTACGCGGACGAGGACGCGCAGATCAAGTTCGGCACCGCCGAAGTGGAGGACATGCCGGAAGACACCATCCGCGTGACCTTGATCGCCACCGGCCTGGGCCAGAAGAAGAGCCCGCGCAACGAAGAGCGTCCGGAGTACATCAAGATCGTCAAGACCGGCACCGACGACCGCGCCGTGGAAATGGTGAACTACGAAGACCTGGACGCGCCGGCCATCATGCGCACCGGCCGTCGCCGCGCCTCGCCGTCGCTGGACTTCTCCAACCCGGAAGTGAGCGAAAGCTACGACATCCCGGCCTTCCTGCGCAAGCAGGCGGACTGA
- the lpxC gene encoding UDP-3-O-acyl-N-acetylglucosamine deacetylase codes for MLQRTLKQAISATGVGLHSGERVKLTLLPAPPDTGIVFRRTDLPEPVDVKAEPSLVNDTRLSSTLVTDTGVRVGTIEHLMSAFAGFGIDNLIVEVTAAEMPIMDGSAAPFLYLLQTAGVVDQPKKKRFIRVKQSVAVEEGDVWVRLDPHEGFKVKLGIVFNHPAFNRAPQTVEVDFARHSYMDEISRARTFGFMHELEYMRSHGLGRGGSLDNAIVIDDEYVLNPEGLRFPDEFVRHKLLDAIGDLYIIGHPLIAAFSGHKSGHAMNNKLLRKLLATPEAWEFVSFDDVLDAPSSFHQLPQPD; via the coding sequence ATTTTGCAGCGCACGCTGAAGCAAGCGATCAGCGCCACGGGCGTCGGTCTGCATTCCGGCGAGCGGGTGAAGCTCACCCTGCTGCCGGCGCCGCCCGATACCGGCATCGTCTTCCGTCGCACCGACTTGCCCGAGCCGGTCGATGTGAAGGCTGAACCCTCGCTCGTGAACGACACGCGCCTCTCCTCCACGCTGGTGACGGACACCGGCGTGCGTGTCGGCACGATCGAGCACCTGATGTCGGCCTTTGCCGGCTTCGGCATCGACAACCTGATCGTAGAAGTGACGGCGGCGGAAATGCCCATCATGGATGGCTCCGCCGCGCCGTTTCTTTACCTGTTGCAGACGGCCGGGGTGGTCGATCAGCCCAAGAAAAAGCGTTTCATCCGCGTCAAGCAGAGCGTGGCGGTGGAAGAGGGCGACGTATGGGTCAGGCTGGACCCGCACGAAGGCTTCAAGGTCAAGCTCGGCATCGTGTTCAACCATCCGGCGTTCAACCGCGCGCCGCAGACGGTGGAAGTGGACTTCGCCCGCCACTCCTATATGGACGAGATCAGCCGGGCCCGCACCTTCGGTTTCATGCACGAGCTGGAATACATGCGCAGCCACGGCCTGGGCCGCGGCGGCAGCCTGGATAACGCCATCGTCATCGACGACGAATACGTGCTCAATCCAGAAGGCTTGCGCTTCCCGGACGAGTTTGTCCGCCACAAGCTGCTGGACGCCATCGGCGACCTCTACATCATCGGCCATCCGCTAATCGCCGCCTTCTCCGGCCACAAATCCGGCCATGCCATGAACAACAAGCTGCTGCGCAAGCTATTGGCCACGCCTGAGGCGTGGGAGTTCGTCAGTTTCGACGATGTGCTGGACGCGCCATCCAGCTTCCATCAGCTGCCGCAGCCGGATTGA
- the moaC gene encoding cyclic pyranopterin monophosphate synthase MoaC: MTRLTHFDAAGQAHMVDVGAKPATARRAVAEGVIRMLPATFALVRDGGHKKGDVLGIARVAAIMAAKKTWDLIPLCHPIALTRLAVDFELREGESAVRIEVTAECNGQTGVEMEALTAVNVGLLTIYDMCKAVDRGMEIGGIRLLEKDGGKSGGWRADG; the protein is encoded by the coding sequence ATGACCCGACTCACCCATTTCGATGCCGCCGGCCAAGCCCATATGGTCGATGTCGGCGCCAAACCGGCCACGGCGCGGCGCGCGGTGGCCGAGGGCGTGATCCGCATGCTGCCGGCCACCTTCGCGCTGGTGCGGGATGGCGGCCACAAGAAGGGCGACGTGCTGGGCATCGCGCGCGTCGCCGCCATCATGGCGGCCAAGAAAACCTGGGACCTGATCCCGCTGTGCCATCCCATTGCCTTGACGCGGCTGGCGGTGGATTTCGAACTGCGGGAGGGCGAATCCGCCGTGCGCATCGAGGTCACGGCCGAGTGCAACGGCCAGACCGGGGTGGAAATGGAAGCGCTGACGGCGGTCAATGTCGGCCTTTTGACCATCTACGATATGTGCAAGGCGGTGGACCGCGGCATGGAAATCGGCGGCATCCGCCTGCTGGAGAAAGACGGCGGCAAGAGCGGCGGCTGGCGGGCGGACGGTTAA
- a CDS encoding PDDEXK family nuclease: MDQQTQQQSREREWVRRLFEQKGIAPLDVRSLKCPAPDVGVALSDGRFLAIEVTEVLAGEHARRNARKKEIQQAQQAAGGIGAIFTRPASALDVASRIEAKIGKDYQVPHGHQLHLLLAAGTFEHGAVPAAMLLYISIQELNQLTHAMLARSRYQHVYLHLQRGRGLYEWNRLDRWHEIHTPIREDCAGLLPQRQAGV; encoded by the coding sequence ATGGATCAGCAAACTCAGCAACAGAGCCGGGAAAGGGAGTGGGTCAGGCGGCTGTTCGAGCAGAAAGGCATCGCGCCGCTTGACGTCAGGTCCTTGAAATGCCCGGCCCCGGACGTGGGCGTCGCCCTGTCGGACGGCCGCTTCCTGGCCATAGAGGTGACCGAGGTGCTGGCCGGCGAGCATGCCCGCCGCAATGCCCGCAAGAAAGAGATTCAACAGGCCCAACAGGCCGCCGGCGGCATCGGCGCCATTTTCACCCGCCCGGCCAGCGCGCTGGACGTGGCCTCTCGCATCGAGGCCAAGATAGGCAAAGACTACCAGGTGCCGCACGGCCATCAGCTGCATCTGCTGTTGGCCGCCGGCACCTTCGAACATGGCGCGGTGCCCGCCGCCATGTTGCTGTATATCTCCATCCAGGAGCTAAACCAGCTCACCCATGCCATGCTGGCGCGCTCGCGCTATCAACATGTCTATCTGCATCTGCAGCGGGGGCGCGGACTGTATGAATGGAACCGGCTGGACCGCTGGCATGAAATCCACACCCCCATTCGCGAAGACTGCGCCGGTCTATTGCCGCAGCGGCAAGCCGGCGTCTAA
- a CDS encoding CNP1-like family protein: MKHRLTLPALLALCLSLTAHAEGKLIKNDNYAVDTDKPWEEQAYALPAYPQAADWIEVKPDWLQSNRFFIDAKTLSVGQDGVVRYISKVLSGKVENLSVEGIQCKNNQYKAYGFGDSIHHDWIAAMAPQWQGIAYGDKLRRELRTLLCPYGSAPRDAAEAVAALRKGD, from the coding sequence TTGAAACACCGCCTGACCCTGCCCGCGCTGCTGGCGCTGTGCCTGAGCCTGACCGCCCATGCCGAAGGCAAGCTGATCAAGAACGACAATTACGCCGTGGACACCGACAAGCCGTGGGAAGAGCAGGCCTACGCCTTGCCCGCCTACCCGCAGGCGGCCGACTGGATCGAGGTCAAGCCGGACTGGCTGCAAAGCAACCGCTTCTTCATCGACGCCAAGACGCTCAGCGTGGGCCAGGACGGCGTGGTGCGTTATATCAGCAAAGTGCTTAGCGGCAAGGTGGAAAACCTCAGCGTGGAAGGCATCCAGTGCAAGAACAATCAATACAAAGCCTATGGCTTTGGCGACAGCATCCATCATGACTGGATCGCGGCCATGGCCCCGCAGTGGCAAGGCATTGCCTATGGCGACAAGCTGCGGCGCGAGTTACGCACGCTGCTGTGCCCATACGGCAGCGCGCCGCGCGATGCGGCCGAGGCGGTGGCGGCCTTGCGCAAGGGCGATTGA
- a CDS encoding NRDE family protein gives MCIIAFAYKMPGMGQLVLLANRDEYYARPAAPLDWWPEYPHALGGRDLQSGGSWLMVDGRNRIAAITNFRDGFPAKAERSRGELVQRFVGGDEDPFAFADWLRAESHRYAPFNLLFGSTSDLFFFHSPGRQIARVTPGLHTLSNATLDTPWFKSRRLAAHLTEFGRVPTEDQAYAALADPTPAGPGELPNTRIGLALEKVLSPIFIQGRDYGTRSSMLLTVSSRGDIGFSELSWGLAGRETGRRHFNLRAGTAR, from the coding sequence ATGTGCATCATCGCCTTCGCTTACAAAATGCCGGGCATGGGCCAGCTGGTCCTGCTGGCCAACCGCGACGAATACTACGCCCGCCCCGCCGCGCCGCTGGACTGGTGGCCGGAATACCCCCATGCCCTGGGCGGCCGCGACCTGCAATCCGGCGGCAGCTGGCTGATGGTGGACGGCCGCAACCGCATCGCCGCGATCACCAATTTCCGCGACGGCTTTCCGGCCAAGGCCGAGCGCTCGCGCGGCGAGCTGGTGCAGCGCTTCGTCGGCGGCGACGAGGACCCATTCGCCTTCGCCGACTGGCTGCGCGCCGAAAGCCATCGCTACGCGCCGTTCAATCTCTTGTTCGGCAGCACCTCGGACCTGTTCTTCTTCCACAGCCCCGGCCGCCAGATCGCCCGCGTCACGCCGGGCCTCCATACCCTGTCCAACGCCACGCTGGACACGCCGTGGTTCAAGAGCCGCCGGCTGGCGGCCCATCTGACCGAGTTTGGCCGCGTGCCGACCGAGGACCAGGCCTACGCCGCGCTGGCCGACCCGACGCCGGCCGGCCCGGGCGAGCTGCCCAATACCCGCATCGGCCTGGCCTTGGAAAAGGTCTTGTCGCCCATCTTCATCCAGGGCCGCGACTACGGCACCCGCAGCTCCATGCTGCTGACGGTGAGCAGCCGCGGCGACATCGGCTTTTCCGAGCTGAGCTGGGGCCTGGCCGGCCGCGAAACCGGCCGCCGTCATTTCAACTTGCGCGCCGGCACGGCGCGCTGA
- a CDS encoding sulfurtransferase TusA family protein — translation MTPDKHIDLSGLNCPLPILRAKKALADMESGAVLEVIATDPGAPKDFEAFCRQTGNGLVESTTTDEGKFRMVLRRK, via the coding sequence ATGACACCCGACAAACACATCGACCTTTCCGGCCTGAATTGCCCGTTGCCGATACTGCGCGCCAAGAAGGCGCTGGCGGACATGGAAAGCGGCGCCGTGCTGGAAGTGATCGCCACCGATCCGGGCGCGCCCAAGGACTTCGAGGCGTTTTGCCGCCAGACCGGCAATGGGCTGGTCGAGTCCACGACTACCGATGAAGGCAAGTTCCGCATGGTGCTGCGCCGCAAATGA